CAAGATCTTCGTGTATGAAGAAGGGCAACCCCCATTGTTCCATAATGGTCCCTGCAAGAGCATATACTCCACCGAAGGGTATTTCATCCATGGGATTGAGATGAATAAGCAGTTCAGAACCCGGGATCCTGACAAAGCACACGTTTTTTTCCTTCCCTTCAGCGTGACAATGCTGGTCCGATATGTCTATGTGCGTGACTCGCATGATTTTAGTCCCATTAAACACACTGTTACAGATTATGTCAATCTCGTTGCAGGAAAGTACCCATTTTGGAATCGAAGCCTAGCATCTGATCATTTTATGCTGGCTTGCCATGATTGGGTAAGTGCGTGTCGTGCTTTAATTGAATCGTTACAAAATCTATCTTGCTATCTGTTGAAGTAAAAGTTGATAAATAGTTCTTAATTCTAACAGTTTGTTCTTTGGGTTCAGGGGCCAGAAACTTCCCGTTCCACTCCTCACCTCCACAAAAACTCGATCAGAGTTCTTTGCAATGCTAATACATCTGAGGGATTCAACCCCACAAAGGACGTGTCATTCCCAGAAATCAATCTCCAAACCGGTTCAATACAAGGATTTATCGGCGGGCCATCCCCATCTCGTAGGCCGATCTTGGCTTTCTTTGCTGGAGGTCTCCATGGCCCGATTAGACCGGTCCTTTTAGAGCACTgggaaaacaaagatgaagataTAAGGGTGCATAGGTACCTTCCAAAAGGCATATCCTACTATGACATGATGAGAAAGAGCAAGTATTGTATCTGCCCAAGTGGGTACGAAGTTGCAAGCCCAAGAGTTGTGGAGGCCATATACGCAGGTTGTGTTCCTGTTCTGATTTCAGACCACTATGTTCCACCATTTAGTGATGTTTTGAATTGGAAGTCCTTCTCTGTTGAGGTTCCGGTTAAGGATGTTCCAAACTTGAAGAAGATTCTGATGGAAATTTCCCCAAGACAACATATAAGAATGCAAAGGAGGGTGGTACAGGTGAGGAGGCATTTTGAGGTTCATTATCCACCTAGGCGATTTGATGTCTTCCACATGATCCTCCATTCTGTCTGGCTTAGAAGACTCAATGTTCGGTTCCGAAATGATTTCGATGTGTTGTGACTAGTTTATGGATCATCAGCTCGCTTGAATGGTTTCCTAATGGCTATAATTAAGACGCACCACCTAGAATTTCCATCATCATAATAAGCACAAAGGGCCGTGTTAGTAGGCAGTTGACCACAGTACTGCTAGAAGCTCTTGCCCTCACTGGTAAATAACGAGaagaaatattgtatatttttaacTCATTAATCAACCACTTTGTGCAATGTGAATTGATAGTCATTGCGGACCTATATATGTTAGATGATGTGCATTATGTGAATTAAGATGTTGCAAATGATGGCTTTTAGCTGGAAGGTAAGATGCACGATTTAGCTGGAGTTCTATTAGCACAAACGAGAAGCAAGAAGATCGATCAGGTTAAGAGTTGTAAGGTAAGATCAAGTGGTTCACTTGTATGGATTACGAAGTCATGTTTAGGGTGGTCTATTCATTGCAATCACTTACTTCTATTTGAAACTTATTGTAATCGCTTCTGTTTATTCCTTGTAGTGATCAAAACTTGGTCGATTGAAATTTTCAGCGTTTTAAATTTTCAGCGTTGTGGGCTAAGcatgataaaataatttgtaggaTTAAGTTGGAGTAATTGGTCCAAGGGAGATAGCTTTAGCTATGGGTTTGAGAAGCTCGACCCCTTCGGTGTGTGTGAGTGTTATGTGGTCGCATAGTGACAGATCACTGCCTAGGCCCAATGCAAAAGGCTACGCTTCTCTATGCGGCCGAACTATTCTAAAGGGTGCGAGGCGCTCAATGATTTTCGTTAACGGCCTCTTTGTCTCATTGATTAAGCAGAGAGCGCTCACGCGGGCTTTCTAGGGATGATAAATGACAACCTCAACTACTGCTCACCTTCGGGTCTTGGGTCGACGTTGTTGTATCAAAGTCTTATAGTGCAATTTCTTTCATTGATAAGCCCACAGGAATTAATTGTCGGTTCTTATCAGCCGCCCGCAATACATGGTGATcagaattattaaataatagcataattattaaatatatctatttatattttttttaatgatcattggttaagaaagtaattattaataaatgtatattttttatttttttaaagattaagaataattaaaaaataaaaaagttcatTTATATTATGGTATATTCAGTGAGATAGTGACCTCAAAAGAGAATTAATCAGCCGTTCTTTGTGAATTATTTATGCGCAtggtgacttttttttttttttgtcttttccccCCAAAGGAATGCGCATGTGACAATTATGAATCGATCATCTGACAAAACATACTGCATCAGTGGTTGTTTCGAATTTTGATCCGTCTAATTAGTATTCATGGACTAGCAGGCAGCCACGTGATTGGCTGACACGGACCGCTTTTTGGATGGTACCAGCGAGCCGCCAGCACTCACCCAACACAAAGTTaaggatttttttattattatatttatttgtgaaagattttattaacatccttaattttttttaaaaaatatatatatgccatttcattaataattattttttcaattattaaataaaaataaattaaaaaaattaaaatacaatttaGAAATAAGATTGAAGGTTCTTCGGACATTTTCCTTTCTGTATATACGTAGAAGAAGAATTGCGTTTTGAAATGATTTGCGTTGCGAGTTGTCACTTCGATGATCCGTAGATTGACTCCAAAAATGGACGGCCATAAATATTAGATCATCTCGTGAAGTTTGAGACCGATGATGAATATTGGGAAAAACCCCTTTGCCGGCTGGGGTTGCCGGTTCAGTTTGATCAtgggtaaaaatatatatttttacttaatgattaagaaactaatttaaatatattaatatatttttttcattttatgattaaaaaaatgtaaaaaaaaaaaaccgtccAACAGTATAAATGGGGCCGCATAGTAGCCGGACCGATGAATAATTAGCCGGTGACGTCGTCCTGGGGTACTCTGGCAAGTTGGTGCTTGTTTTTATGCATGCGAACCTAATTGTGCATGTGCAGCGCGTAGGTGTGTCGCTGTGCTGACAGGACTGTTCTTCTTTGAGAAAATTCTACGTCTCTTAAAAAACATATTAGGGTTTATTAATAAACGAGTCGTGAGATGACCAGGGATCAATCAACCAATTAAACCTATCATTCAAtactcatataatttttttacaaaaaaaaaatactcatataATTTATCACCACGTGATTATCACTAACCACGTGACGATCACTAACCACGTGACGATCACTAACTCCACCcagtttaattaattagttactatttgaattaattaattttatgaataaGCAACTTGTTCAATTGTGGGCACCACATAGATAGAATCCGATGTAACCTATGTTTGAAGATGTTTTTTCATCAAGAATTTGAGGGCCGCCGGATCAAGACATATTGTCCAGATTCATGCATGTCTTCCTCTTCTATTATCCTAATTGTGTTGATTGGTGGCAGGCCAGTGTCGTCGTTATTGTTTGCTACTGATCAGGTAGCGTTAAGTATCAttctcttaaaagaaaaaatatatatatatatactttagacattaaaaaataaatttaaaaaattaaaataaaaagttaacgAAATtgtatgtaatatataattaggttataaaattagttttattataaaataaatttaatattttatatgaacttattttaattaatacatttatttttataaaatcgagaaagacttttcttttcttaattaaGCATACCATTGGAAGGTGAGCATATGAAGTCATGAAAAGAAGTGTCTTTTTCGCTTCGATAAACAGTCGGAAATCATGATGATGTTCGTACCTCTGTACAGCTTTTCAAAGTATTTAACCCAGTGTGTCTTCGACTAATTAATAATGATAGGTCCTTTAaccttgtttttattgtttttgctTATTGTTGTAAAGTGGCCTGAGTGCAGGAAAAAGGCCGAAGGCATTTAATTTTTGTCTATTTGGGATCTTGAAGTTACTGATTTTAGCAGTGATGGAGAAATCTCATCGTCATTATTTTCTAACTTTTGCCAAGTACTTGTGGATGGCTTATTTTTGGAGAATCTCTCTTAGGCAATGGTTACGACAAATTAAGACTATAATTTTTACCTGACATCATGACTAATTTGGTCCCTCTCTCACTAGTTTATCAGACTTCCGCCGTTATTTACGCCACCTGTTGTACGTACGGTCACGTGGTGAATTAACACCCTTACCATCACCATCATATGTTCCCCAAAAACAACGGCGGAACCACATTATTTTTAGAGGGGGTCatgattttaatataaattaatctcttatattttatacattattctataaatatagaaaatgacctctcaaaaaattttataatttttatatgttctttaaaatttattaaaattttaatatgccTAGAAATGTCTCtttccaaatttttaaatttttgttttatttatatatattattgatgagtgtgcgaatgTACACTTTATATAccttattattggactaaaatgctaaaatgtgaatagaaatcataagaattaatgtgtattcttaaattgaatttctatttacgttgggatactcctaagcagtttttttatgtctaatttcagagtttataaaagagcaagttaagcccagtcaaattcaaaggaggacattcatggggtttgagagcaatttggaagaaaagaaaaagaaaaaatcacaaaatgaaaccacaagaagtccaagtccgaaattcgctaggagacagtctggacatactttagtcttttgattgtatctttttactcatatatcatattgatgcgattcttaatgcattggaaagctatcttaaagggctataactttatctctaataaagatttccaaattcgaactcctaaaGG
This sequence is a window from Carya illinoinensis cultivar Pawnee chromosome 9, C.illinoinensisPawnee_v1, whole genome shotgun sequence. Protein-coding genes within it:
- the LOC122277734 gene encoding probable glycosyltransferase At5g03795 isoform X1 — its product is MGGVGKKWCGFCCSSSASSSSVKLLMFMVAPLIVVSGLFSVLGPLTSNWVVLSNYPWLCGSSTMPTSSPVSSEKESKKRLDFPSQVVVVEVHSMEEATSDDSMLNRSSTPPHAIESIHVQPNGIKEDMRNVSMSGRMSSIVPPMNESHVPNMKARRDYTKLDRLEAGLRRARAAIKEANHGNQTQDNDYAPVGPMYRCANAFYRSYLEMEKQFKIFVYEEGQPPLFHNGPCKSIYSTEGYFIHGIEMNKQFRTRDPDKAHVFFLPFSVTMLVRYVYVRDSHDFSPIKHTVTDYVNLVAGKYPFWNRSLASDHFMLACHDWGPETSRSTPHLHKNSIRVLCNANTSEGFNPTKDVSFPEINLQTGSIQGFIGGPSPSRRPILAFFAGGLHGPIRPVLLEHWENKDEDIRVHRYLPKGISYYDMMRKSKYCICPSGYEVASPRVVEAIYAGCVPVLISDHYVPPFSDVLNWKSFSVEVPVKDVPNLKKILMEISPRQHIRMQRRVVQVRRHFEVHYPPRRFDVFHMILHSVWLRRLNVRFRNDFDVL
- the LOC122277734 gene encoding probable glycosyltransferase At5g03795 isoform X2 translates to MRNVSMSGRMSSIVPPMNESHVPNMKARRDYTKLDRLEAGLRRARAAIKEANHGNQTQDNDYAPVGPMYRCANAFYRSYLEMEKQFKIFVYEEGQPPLFHNGPCKSIYSTEGYFIHGIEMNKQFRTRDPDKAHVFFLPFSVTMLVRYVYVRDSHDFSPIKHTVTDYVNLVAGKYPFWNRSLASDHFMLACHDWGPETSRSTPHLHKNSIRVLCNANTSEGFNPTKDVSFPEINLQTGSIQGFIGGPSPSRRPILAFFAGGLHGPIRPVLLEHWENKDEDIRVHRYLPKGISYYDMMRKSKYCICPSGYEVASPRVVEAIYAGCVPVLISDHYVPPFSDVLNWKSFSVEVPVKDVPNLKKILMEISPRQHIRMQRRVVQVRRHFEVHYPPRRFDVFHMILHSVWLRRLNVRFRNDFDVL